A window of the Polaribacter batillariae genome harbors these coding sequences:
- a CDS encoding RNA polymerase sigma factor codes for MTNNDQLIINKVLKGNTNAFSELIDTYKDLVFSLAIKMTKNREEAEEISQDTFVKAYKNLNKFKGDSKFSTWLYRITYHTCLDALKKNKKHTNSFELNEITLNQIQTTDNALQTLERKERAKTMNKCLLQLPAEERSILWLFYYKELSLKEIIEVTSLSEANIKVKLHRGRKKLLTIVKDTFEPETIAHYGRK; via the coding sequence ATGACTAACAACGACCAACTAATTATTAATAAAGTACTGAAAGGAAATACAAATGCCTTTTCAGAATTAATAGACACCTATAAAGATTTGGTGTTTTCGCTGGCAATTAAAATGACTAAAAACAGAGAGGAAGCAGAGGAAATAAGTCAAGATACATTTGTAAAAGCATATAAAAACTTGAATAAATTTAAAGGAGATTCTAAATTTTCTACTTGGTTGTACAGAATTACGTATCATACTTGTTTAGATGCTCTTAAGAAAAACAAAAAACATACAAACAGTTTCGAGTTGAATGAAATTACGCTTAATCAAATACAAACAACGGATAATGCTTTACAAACTCTAGAAAGAAAAGAACGTGCAAAAACAATGAACAAATGTTTGTTACAGTTACCAGCAGAAGAACGTTCTATTTTATGGTTATTTTATTATAAAGAATTAAGTTTAAAAGAAATTATTGAAGTAACTTCGTTATCGGAAGCAAACATAAAAGTAAAATTACACAGAGGTAGAAAGAAATTATTAACGATTGTTAAAGACACTTTTGAACCTGAAACTATAGCACATTATGGGAGAAAATAA
- the yaaA gene encoding peroxide stress protein YaaA produces the protein MKIIISPAKSLDFESKVPTSLHTQPRFLEASEKLNKKLKTLSKKKLADLMSISDDLASLNYERNQEWKIPFTEKNAKQAIYAFTGAVFQGIDVNSMDEKKLPLLQERLLILSGLYGLLKPLDLILPYRLEMGTKLKVGRKENLYQFWGDTLAKSLNEELEEGELLINLASKEYFKALPKKALKVPMITPVFKDFKNGQYKTIMTYAKKARGLMVRYIIENNIKTLEELKGFNVEGYGFSEKMSSVNELVFTR, from the coding sequence ATGAAAATAATTATATCTCCAGCAAAATCATTAGATTTCGAAAGTAAAGTGCCCACAAGTTTGCATACACAACCTCGATTTTTAGAAGCTTCAGAAAAGTTGAACAAAAAACTAAAAACACTATCAAAAAAGAAATTAGCAGATTTAATGTCAATTTCCGACGATTTAGCTTCTTTAAATTACGAAAGAAACCAAGAATGGAAAATTCCATTTACAGAAAAAAATGCAAAACAAGCAATTTATGCTTTTACGGGAGCCGTTTTTCAAGGAATTGATGTAAATTCTATGGACGAAAAAAAACTACCACTTTTACAAGAGCGTTTGCTAATTTTATCTGGCTTGTATGGTTTGTTGAAGCCTTTAGATTTAATTTTACCTTATCGATTAGAAATGGGCACAAAATTAAAAGTTGGTCGAAAAGAAAATCTTTATCAATTTTGGGGAGATACCTTAGCAAAATCTTTAAATGAAGAATTAGAAGAAGGCGAATTATTAATTAATTTAGCAAGTAAAGAGTATTTTAAAGCGCTACCAAAAAAAGCATTAAAAGTTCCAATGATAACTCCAGTTTTTAAAGATTTTAAAAACGGACAATATAAAACTATAATGACTTATGCTAAAAAAGCACGTGGACTAATGGTACGTTACATCATAGAAAACAACATAAAAACCTTAGAGGAATTAAAAGGTTTTAATGTTGAAGGTTACGGTTTTTCGGAAAAAATGTCGTCTGTAAATGAATTGGTTTTTACGAGGTAG
- a CDS encoding L-serine ammonia-lyase: protein MSQFISVFDMLKIGVGPSSSHTLGPWRAAEAWVQKIKENKKFDAIDEIKVDLYGSLSLTGKGHATDLAILLGLSEADPEYVPIEDVFIIVDRINTQKEILFKGGKTVTFPENSIRFNREFLPFHSNGMTFRGFAKGKEISTQTYFSIGGGFIVQENDNLEEEIEINKKNFPFPVNKAIQLEAYCEEHNLLISDIVFKNELELRDAKEIDFELNRIWETMLECMYIGCHTEGKLPGGLNVKRRAYDTHIKLIKDTTYTNPKEWITSIRSTEVKFREILKWVSCFALSVNEVNASLGRVVTAPTNGSAGVIPAVLMYYLVIENHNADFEHIKKFLLTAGEIGSIFKKNATISAAMGGCQAEIGVSSAMAAAALTELLGGTPAQSLVAAEIAMEHHLGLTCDPIGGLVQIPCIERNAMGAIKAINAAEMALETDPKNVKVPLDKVIDTMWETAKDMNKNYKETSEGGLAVTVRMVDC from the coding sequence ATGTCGCAATTTATTAGTGTTTTCGATATGTTAAAGATTGGTGTGGGGCCATCAAGCTCACATACATTAGGTCCTTGGAGAGCTGCAGAAGCTTGGGTTCAAAAAATTAAAGAAAACAAAAAGTTCGATGCAATCGACGAAATAAAAGTCGATTTATACGGCTCTTTATCTTTAACAGGAAAAGGGCATGCAACAGATTTGGCAATACTTTTGGGTTTAAGTGAAGCAGACCCAGAGTATGTACCAATTGAAGATGTTTTTATTATTGTTGACAGAATAAATACACAAAAAGAAATTCTTTTTAAAGGAGGAAAAACAGTTACTTTTCCTGAAAACTCCATTCGTTTCAATCGAGAGTTTTTGCCTTTTCATTCTAATGGTATGACTTTTAGAGGTTTCGCTAAAGGTAAAGAAATATCTACCCAAACCTATTTTTCTATTGGAGGTGGTTTTATCGTTCAAGAAAACGATAATTTAGAAGAAGAAATAGAAATTAATAAAAAGAATTTTCCTTTTCCTGTAAACAAAGCCATTCAGTTAGAAGCGTATTGCGAAGAACATAATTTATTAATTTCTGATATTGTATTTAAAAACGAATTGGAATTAAGAGACGCCAAAGAAATTGACTTCGAGTTGAATAGAATTTGGGAAACCATGTTAGAATGTATGTATATAGGTTGCCATACAGAAGGAAAACTACCAGGAGGTTTAAATGTAAAAAGACGTGCTTACGACACACATATTAAACTTATAAAAGATACAACTTATACAAACCCAAAAGAATGGATTACTTCTATAAGAAGTACAGAGGTAAAATTCCGAGAAATTTTAAAATGGGTAAGTTGTTTTGCGCTTTCTGTAAATGAAGTAAATGCTTCTTTAGGAAGAGTGGTAACAGCACCAACTAATGGAAGTGCAGGTGTAATTCCTGCAGTTTTAATGTACTATTTGGTCATAGAAAACCACAATGCAGATTTCGAACATATTAAAAAGTTCTTATTAACAGCGGGCGAAATTGGTAGTATTTTTAAGAAAAATGCCACAATTTCTGCAGCTATGGGAGGTTGCCAAGCAGAAATTGGCGTTTCTTCGGCAATGGCTGCAGCTGCATTAACAGAATTATTAGGAGGAACTCCAGCACAATCTTTGGTAGCTGCAGAAATTGCGATGGAACATCATTTAGGATTGACTTGCGACCCAATTGGGGGTTTGGTGCAAATACCTTGTATCGAAAGAAATGCCATGGGCGCCATTAAAGCCATTAACGCAGCAGAAATGGCTTTAGAAACCGATCCTAAAAATGTAAAAGTTCCTTTGGATAAAGTGATTGACACCATGTGGGAAACTGCAAAAGACATGAATAAAAATTACAAAGAAACATCTGAAGGTGGCTTGGCTGTAACCGTAAGAATGGTGGACTGCTAG
- a CDS encoding DUF2853 family protein, producing the protein MSKFDEKVALYKKFMDDRNLRSNTDLLAAVTKGLGPSIYKADAETVSGSDAKELATVKNNFLIKKLGLTDSKELDEGIEEVMERIGKSERKKYRAVVYYMLVKKFDKESVYGM; encoded by the coding sequence ATGAGTAAATTCGACGAAAAAGTAGCATTGTACAAGAAGTTTATGGACGATAGAAATTTACGTTCTAATACCGATTTATTAGCTGCAGTTACAAAAGGTTTGGGACCATCTATTTATAAAGCAGATGCAGAAACTGTTTCTGGTTCTGATGCGAAAGAATTGGCAACCGTAAAAAACAACTTCTTGATTAAGAAATTAGGATTGACAGACAGTAAAGAATTAGACGAAGGTATAGAAGAAGTAATGGAGCGTATTGGAAAATCTGAAAGAAAAAAATACAGAGCCGTAGTTTACTATATGTTAGTTAAAAAGTTTGATAAAGAGTCAGTTTACGGAATGTAG
- the dnaK gene encoding molecular chaperone DnaK encodes MSKIIGIDLGTTNSCVSVMEGNEPVVIPNSEGKRTTPSIVAFVEGGERKIGDPAKRQAVTNPTKTVSSIKRFMGNKFSESSKEVKRVPYKVVKGDNDTPRVDIDGRLYTPQEISAMVLQKMKKTAEDYLGANVSEAVITVPAYFNDAQRQATKEAGEIAGLNVRRIINEPTAAALAYGLDKSNDDKKIVVFDFGGGTHDVSILELGDGVFEVLATDGDTHLGGDDVDEKIINWLAEEFKADENMDLRDDPMALQRLKEAAEKAKIELSSATSTEINLPYITATSSGPKHLVRTLSRSKFEQLIDDLVKRTIEPCETALKNADLSKSDIDEIVLVGGSTRIPAVQEAVEKFFGKAPSKGVNPDEVVALGAAIQGGVLSGDVKDVLLLDVTPLSLGIETMGNVFTKLIDANTTIPTKKSQIFSTAVDNQPSVDIHVLQGERAMAADNKTIGRFQLTDIPPAQRGVPQIEVTFDIDANGIIKVSAVDKATGKSQDIRIEASSGLSEEEIEKMKRDAEANADADKIAKETAEKVNGADSMIFQTEKQLKEFGDKLSAAKKEPIEAALVELKAAHESKDLAQIDAAMEKINEAWKAASEEMYAAQGGAEGANAGAQQQGQPEAGNADSGDNVEDVDFEEVK; translated from the coding sequence ATGAGTAAAATAATTGGAATCGATTTAGGTACAACAAACTCTTGTGTTTCTGTTATGGAAGGAAACGAGCCAGTTGTAATACCTAATTCAGAAGGAAAAAGAACGACACCATCTATTGTTGCCTTTGTTGAAGGTGGAGAACGTAAGATTGGTGATCCTGCAAAAAGACAAGCAGTTACAAACCCAACAAAAACAGTTTCCTCGATAAAACGTTTTATGGGAAACAAATTTTCTGAATCTTCAAAAGAGGTAAAAAGAGTACCTTATAAAGTAGTAAAAGGAGATAATGATACACCAAGAGTAGATATTGATGGACGTTTATATACACCTCAAGAAATTTCTGCAATGGTATTACAGAAAATGAAAAAAACTGCCGAAGATTACTTAGGCGCAAATGTTTCTGAGGCTGTAATTACAGTGCCTGCATATTTTAACGACGCACAAAGACAAGCTACTAAAGAAGCTGGTGAAATTGCTGGATTAAATGTAAGAAGAATTATAAACGAGCCTACTGCTGCTGCATTAGCTTACGGCTTAGACAAATCTAATGACGATAAAAAAATTGTTGTTTTTGATTTTGGTGGTGGAACACACGATGTGTCTATCTTAGAATTAGGTGATGGTGTTTTTGAAGTATTAGCTACAGATGGAGATACGCATCTAGGTGGTGATGATGTTGATGAGAAAATAATTAACTGGTTAGCAGAAGAGTTTAAAGCTGATGAAAATATGGATTTAAGAGACGATCCAATGGCTTTACAACGTTTAAAAGAAGCTGCCGAAAAAGCAAAAATAGAATTATCTTCTGCGACTTCAACAGAAATTAATTTACCTTATATAACTGCAACTTCTAGCGGACCAAAGCACTTGGTTAGAACTTTATCTCGATCTAAATTCGAACAGTTAATAGACGATTTAGTTAAAAGAACAATCGAACCTTGTGAAACTGCCTTAAAAAATGCAGATTTATCTAAATCTGATATCGATGAAATTGTATTAGTAGGGGGTTCTACAAGAATACCTGCTGTACAAGAAGCAGTCGAAAAATTCTTTGGAAAAGCGCCAAGTAAAGGTGTAAATCCAGATGAAGTAGTGGCTTTAGGAGCTGCAATTCAAGGTGGCGTTTTATCTGGAGATGTAAAAGATGTACTGCTATTAGACGTTACACCTTTGTCTTTAGGAATCGAAACTATGGGGAATGTTTTCACTAAATTAATTGATGCAAACACAACCATTCCAACTAAAAAGTCGCAAATATTCTCTACAGCAGTAGATAATCAACCTTCTGTGGACATTCATGTTTTACAAGGTGAAAGAGCCATGGCTGCAGACAATAAAACAATTGGACGCTTTCAGTTAACAGACATTCCTCCAGCACAAAGAGGGGTACCACAAATTGAAGTAACTTTCGATATTGATGCAAACGGTATTATAAAAGTTTCTGCAGTAGATAAAGCTACTGGAAAATCGCAAGATATTCGTATCGAAGCTTCCTCTGGATTGTCTGAAGAAGAAATCGAAAAAATGAAACGCGATGCAGAAGCAAATGCAGATGCTGATAAAATTGCAAAAGAAACTGCTGAAAAAGTAAACGGAGCTGACTCTATGATTTTTCAAACAGAAAAGCAATTAAAGGAATTTGGTGACAAATTATCTGCAGCTAAAAAAGAACCAATTGAAGCCGCTTTAGTAGAATTAAAAGCTGCACACGAATCTAAAGATTTAGCACAAATTGATGCTGCAATGGAAAAGATTAACGAAGCTTGGAAAGCAGCTTCTGAAGAGATGTATGCTGCACAAGGTGGTGCTGAAGGTGCAAATGCTGGAGCACAGCAACAAGGGCAACCAGAAGCTGGAAATGCAGATAGTGGAGACAATGTGGAAGATGTAGATTTTGAGGAAGTAAAGTAA
- a CDS encoding DUF2914 domain-containing protein — MNSNLLKYKDSKFGVFLKKHKKYAPLLFFIAGFTWDSLTLGRIDRLYDNVILCTYITLLTVSIYFYNLVDNEKWKNKFVQRYGKYLPLAIQFFLGGLSSAYVIYFSRSVSISKTASFFLILIFLLIANELFKKRISNKYLQFCAYFFVNFTFLSFFVPVILKEMNTTIFIISGILSLASTLLLIVLVYRSSASTRIEIVKWKMLGMILAIYVLINTFYYFRLIPPVPLALDKGLVAHSVLKQKDTYVVTYEVDNWYVFWRDHKINFNRNRNQPVYIFTSVFAPTDLKKKIYHVWKWYNPETKEWITLDKIGFEIVGGRDRGYRGYSYKNNVIDGQWKVEVITEESLVLGVVDFNINTFKSKLKPQIVTREF; from the coding sequence ATGAATAGTAACTTGTTAAAATACAAAGACAGTAAGTTTGGTGTTTTCTTAAAAAAACATAAAAAATATGCCCCTCTTTTATTTTTTATTGCTGGTTTTACTTGGGATTCTCTTACTTTAGGAAGAATTGATAGATTATACGACAATGTTATTTTATGTACCTATATAACATTGCTAACTGTAAGTATTTATTTTTATAATTTGGTAGATAATGAAAAATGGAAAAATAAATTCGTACAACGTTATGGAAAATACTTGCCTTTGGCCATTCAGTTTTTTTTAGGAGGATTGTCTAGTGCATATGTAATTTATTTTTCGAGAAGCGTTTCTATATCTAAAACAGCCTCTTTCTTTTTAATTTTAATTTTTCTTTTAATTGCAAACGAACTTTTTAAGAAAAGAATTTCGAATAAATACTTACAGTTTTGTGCTTATTTCTTCGTTAATTTTACTTTTTTAAGCTTTTTTGTTCCTGTAATCTTAAAGGAAATGAATACCACCATTTTTATAATTTCAGGAATTTTAAGTTTGGCATCAACCTTACTTTTAATTGTTTTGGTGTACAGAAGTAGCGCATCTACAAGAATAGAAATTGTAAAATGGAAAATGTTAGGAATGATTTTAGCCATATATGTATTAATTAATACATTCTATTATTTTAGATTGATTCCTCCAGTGCCATTAGCATTAGACAAAGGTTTGGTGGCACATAGTGTTTTAAAACAAAAAGACACTTATGTTGTTACGTATGAGGTAGATAATTGGTATGTTTTTTGGCGAGACCATAAGATAAATTTTAATAGAAATCGAAATCAACCAGTTTATATTTTTACATCAGTTTTTGCTCCAACAGATTTAAAAAAGAAAATTTATCATGTTTGGAAATGGTACAATCCAGAAACTAAAGAATGGATTACATTAGATAAAATAGGTTTCGAAATTGTTGGCGGAAGAGATCGTGGTTACAGGGGTTACAGCTACAAAAACAACGTAATAGATGGGCAATGGAAAGTAGAGGTAATTACCGAAGAAAGTTTGGTTTTGGGGGTTGTTGACTTTAATATAAATACGTTTAAAAGCAAATTAAAACCGCAAATAGTTACTAGAGAATTTTAA
- a CDS encoding DUF6249 domain-containing protein, with translation MGPGIVFIFLFAVVFGIFYLYFSTRNKERLALIEKGADASIFMKGEQNKKAAPFWKILILNLGLLAMGIGVGVLLGAILSYNFGYNGGWENRPANYISSDTLYAASIFLCAGASLLIGFSITKNLDKE, from the coding sequence ATGGGACCAGGAATAGTATTTATATTTTTATTTGCAGTAGTATTTGGGATTTTCTATTTGTATTTTTCAACTAGAAATAAAGAACGTTTAGCATTAATAGAAAAAGGAGCAGATGCTTCTATTTTTATGAAAGGTGAACAAAATAAAAAAGCAGCACCTTTTTGGAAAATTTTAATTTTAAACCTAGGACTATTGGCGATGGGAATTGGAGTAGGTGTTTTATTAGGAGCGATTTTAAGCTATAACTTCGGCTATAATGGAGGTTGGGAAAATAGACCTGCTAATTATATAAGTTCAGATACTTTATACGCTGCATCTATCTTTTTATGTGCAGGAGCTTCTTTATTAATTGGATTTAGTATTACCAAAAATTTAGACAAAGAATAA